CCGCGCCGTCGCGGCCCTCGGTGGCGCGCCCGCGCGCCGCGTCGGTCGCCGTCGCCGCGAGCGTCGGAGCGGACTCGATCTCCGCGCGAGCACCCGGCGCGCCGGCGCCGCCCGTCGCCGTCGCTGTCGCTGTCGCTGCGAGCGTCGGCGCGGACTCGATCTCCGCGCGTCCGCCCGGCGCGGTGCGCGTCGAGACCTCCGCCGAAGTCGAAGCCGACGCGGGGGTCACGACCGCCCGCGCCGGCCCCACTCCGCGCGGTATCGGCAGGGTCGGCGCGATCTCCGTGTTGTCCGTCGCGGAGGCGATGCGATCGAGGGCCTTGCGGGTGTGGAGCGCGCTCTCGGGGCGGAGGGCCGGATCCTTTTGCAGGAGCTGCGCGACGAGCGACTCGAGCGCCGGCGGGACGCTCGGCGCGAGCGCGCGGAGCGGGGGAGGGTCCTCGAGCGCGAGGCTCGTCGCGAACTCCATGATGTCGGAGCCCTTGAACGGCCGGCGGCCGCCGAGGCAGCGGTAGAGCAAGCAGCCGAGCGAAAAGAGGTCCGTGCGCGCGTCGACGGCGTGGCCGCGCGCCTGCTCCGGGGACATGTAGCCCGGCGTGCCGAGCGCCTGGCCCGTGCGCGTGAGGCCGTCGACGTTGGCGGCGCGGGCGATGCCGAAGTCGACGAGCTTCACCGCGCTCGTCTCGCGCGTGAGGATCACGTTGCTCGGCTTGAGGTCGCGATGGATGACCCCCGCCGCGTGCGCGGCCACGAGCGCGTCGGTCACCGCGCGGCCGATGCGCACCGCCTCCTCGACGGTCAGGTTCTCCGTCTCGAGCCGCTTCTCGAGGTCGTCGCCGTCGATCCACTCCATCGCGAGGTAGGGGTGCCCGTCCTTCGTGAGGCCGTGGCCGCGGTAGCCGACGATGTTCGGGTGCTCGAGCTTCGAGAGGATGTCGCTCTCGAGCGCGAAGCGGGTGGGGTCCCCGACCGCGCCGAGCACCTTCACCGCGAGGAGCGCGCCGGTCGCGGGATCGCGTGCACGATACACCTTTCCCATCCCCCCCTCGCCGATGACGTCCTCGATCACGAACGGATCGTCCCTGTCCTTGATCGCGATCGTCTTCGGGATCGGCTCCATCGCTCAGGTCTTCCGCGGCCGCGGCAGGCCGTAGCGATCGAGCTTCTCGATCAGCGTCCGCCGCGCGATGCCGAGCTTCTCCGCCGCGCGGGTCTGGTTCCCGTTGCACGAGGCGAGGGCCTCCTGGATCGCCTCGATCTCCGCGCGTTCGCGCTCGTCGCGCAGCGGCGCGGCGGTCTTGAGCGGCGCCGAAGCCGATGCCGCCGCGACGCTCGCGCTCCGGAGCACGATGTGATCGGCGTCGATCGCGCCGCCGGCGGCGAGCACCGCCGCGCGTTCGACGACCTTCTTCAGCTCGCGCACGTTGCCGGGCCACGTGTGCGCCTCGAGCTTCTTCAGCGCCGCCTCCGAGACCGCCACCGCGCCCGCGAACTTCTCGGTGAGCCCGCGGATCTCCTCCCTCCGATCGCGGAGGGGAGGGACGTGGATCGTCATCCCGTCGAGCCGGTAGAGGAGGTCCGCGCGGAACGTCCCTTCCTCGACCATCGCGCCGAGGTCGCGGTTCGTCGCCGCGACGACGCGCACGTCGATCTTCCTCGGCTTCACCGCGCCGAGGCGCGTGATCTCCCCCGCGTCGAGCGCGCGGAGGAGCTTCGCTTGCACCGGGAGCGGCATCTCGCCGACCTCGTCGAGCACCACCGTGCCGCCGTCGGCGCTCTCGAGGAGGCCGGGCTTCGACGCCGCCGCGCCAGTGAACGCGCCCTTCTCGTGGCCGAAGAGCTCGCTCTCCAGCGTCTGCTCGGGCAAGGCGGCGCAGTTGAGGAAGAGGAGCGGGCCGTCCTTGCGCTTCGAGCGCTCGTGGATGCGATGGGCGATGACCTCCTTGCCGACGCCGGTCTCGCCGAGGACGAGCACGGCGAGATCGCTCGGGGCGACGAGGTCGACGAGGCGATGCACCGCGCTCATGGACCCCTGCGGGAGGCTCGCGGGAGGCGGCGCGTTCGGCGCGCGCCGCTCGCGGACGACGACCTGCAGGTCGCCGATGACGACGACGAGGTCGGCCGCGATCGCGTGGGGGACATGGGCCTCGAGCGCGACGCCGGCGACGCGCGTCCCGTTGGAGCTCCCGAGGTCTTCGACGGTTGGTTCTTTGCCACCGCGGAAGCGCGCATGCACACGGCTTACCGACGGCTCCTCGACGCGGAGGTCCGCCTCGTCACCGCGGCCGACCGTGACCTCGCCGCGCGGCGGGAGCGCGAGGCGGCGCAGCGATCCGCCGTCGAACACGACGAGCTCCAGCCCCTCGCTCGCCCCGCTGCCGCGCGGGGCCGGCGCCGCGGTCGAGTCGGTCATCGCGGGTGGAGCATACATCGTCCCCTCACGACATGTGCGGAGACCCGCACAACGCCGCCGCGCGTTCGCGAGAAACCGCGGCAGATCGGAGCAGGCACGGCGGTTGGAAGAGGTGCGCTCGACCATGAAACGCACCGTCACCGCCCTCGTCGTCCTCTCCGCCCTCGCCGCCTGCGCGAAGCCCGTCGCCGTCGCGCCGATCGACGCCGTCGTCGCGCCCGTCCTTGCCGCGCCCGCCTCGGCCGAGCCGCTCCCGCCGCCGGACGCTCCGCGCGCCACGGAGAGCCGCTTCCCGGCGGGTCCGGGCGTCGCGCTCGTCGCGGATCAGCTCCACGCGCTCGTCCGCGACCGGCAGATCACCGATCCGAAGCGTCCTTACGAGGAGCGCGTCGCGATCGCGGAGAAGGCGCTCGGGACGAAGGGCGAGCCGATCGCGGAGCACGTCTACGACGGCGTCGTGTTCCGTGCGGTGTCGGCGCGCACCCTCGTCGCGCCGTTCGGCTGCACCGAGCTCGTCATCTCGCGGAAGACGCCGGCGTGGACGACGCGGAGCGCGGACCACCGGCTCTGCGGCTTGCCGTACGCGTCCGATCCGTCGAGGCCGTACGGCGGCCCCGCCCCGAAGCGGACCGCGTTCCGGCTCGACGAGGCGCTCGCGGAGGTCGGCCTCCTCCCGCCGGCGGTCGCCGACTTCAAGGCCACGACCAAGCTCGGTCCCGCCGAATACCACGAAAACGGTGAATCGGTCTGGATCGGCCTCGCCGGCCGGAGCAAGGACGCGCCGATCAGCTGCCGCGCGCTCCGCATCGGTCGCCAGCCGCGGATCGAGGAGGTGGCGCTCGCGTACTGCTCGCTCGCGTGGCCGATGCCGGGCATGTCCTTCGAGCCGGGCACGAAGGAGGCTCCGATCGACATGAACGCCAAGCTCGCGGAGTGCTCGTCGAAGTGCAGCGCGAACGAGATCTGCATGCTCGAGCAGCGTCTCCCGAGCACGGCGGCGTTCCGGCAGGAGTCCGACGGATCGCGCGCGCGCTACCCCGACGGCCGCGCGGCGAAGGCGGAGGTCGTCGGCAGCTGCGTCGCGATCCCGTCGTCGTGCTCCACCGTCACGGCTTCGTGCTTCTTCCCGCCGCCGCCGCCGCCCGGCGCGCCGCCGCCGTTCCCCGGCACCGCCACCGGCCCGTGCCCGAAGGTGCACCACGGCGGCCGCGCGTTCCTGACGACGCCGTCGAACCACATCGTCTGCACGACGCGCGTCGGCGGCCCGAACCCGCCGCCGCTGACGACGACGCCGCCGACGCCGACCGCGCCCGCGACGACCGCGCAGAAGTCCAAGCCCACGCCCTTCGAGCTATTCTGACCGTGATGCGTCCGCTCCTCTGCGCCAGCTCCGTCCTCGTGCTCGCGGCGTGCGCCGCGAAGTCGCCGCCGCCGGCCGAAGCGACCGTCGCCGCGGTCCCGCCGCAAGCCGCGGAGCCGATCCCGCCCGCGGACGCGCCGCGCGCCGATCGCTTCCCCGCCGGGCCCGGCGTCACGCTCGTCCACGACCAGCTCACCGCGGTGTTCCAGGACCGCACGCTCTTCGATCCGAAGGTCTCCCACGAGGTGCGGCTCGCCGGCGTTCGCAAGGCGCTCGGCGTGCAGGGGGAGACGCGGAAGTACTCGCAGGGCGAGGCGGTCGCGTTCGCCGCGATCGGGCCGAAGTGGCTCTACGGACCGTGGGGCTGCAACGAGCTCGTGCTCCGGCTCGGGGTCATCGCCACGTGGTCGCTCGGGCCGGCGAACATGCGGGTCTGCGGTCTCCCGTACGCGGAGGACCACACGAAGACGTACGTCGGCCCGGGGCCGCTGCGCACGGTGCTGAGGCTCGAGCAGATGCGCGCCGAGATCGGCGACGGCACCGGCGCCGCCGCGCAGGCCATCGCGAAGGCCAAGCTCGGACGCGCCGACGCCGAAGAAGGCGGCGACGCGATCTGGACCGCGATCGGCGCGCGCGACGCCGACGCGCCGGTGACGTGCTGGCTCCTCCGCGTCGGCGCGAAGAGCGAGGTGACGAAGGCGCCGCTCGAGACGTGCGGGCTCGCGTGGGGACCGCCGCCGGCCGCGCGCTTCGACGCGGGCCCGCCGGTGCCGTTCTTCGACAAGCCCGCCGCGCTCGCCGAGTGCGCGGCGAAGTGCAGCGCGAAGGAGATGTGCCTGCTCGAGCAACGCGTGCCCGCCGGCGCCACCCTCCGCGACGATCCCGACGGGCCACGCGCGCGCTACCCCGACGGCTATCCGGCGCGGGCGGAGCTCGTCGCGCGCTGCACGCCGGTCCCCGCGACCTGCGCGAAGCCCGACGCGGCGTGTTTCTTCGGGAAGCCGCCCGCGATGACGAGCGGACCGTGCCCCGCGGACAGGCCCGGCGGCGGGCATTCGTTCCTCACGACGCCCTCGCCGCACATCACCTGTTTCGTCCGCGTGGGCGAGGTCAGCCCGTCGCCTTCTTCAGCTCCGTGACGAGCTCCGGCACGGCGGTGAAGAGGTCCGCGACGAGGCCGTAGTCCGCGACCTGGAAGATCGGCGCGTCGGGGTCCTTGTTGATCGCGACGATCGTCTTCGAGCCCTTCATGCCGGCGAGGTGCTGGATCGCGCCGGAGATGCCGATCGCGAAGTACAGCTTCGGCGCGACGACGCGGCCGGTCTGGCCGACCTGCAGCTCCGCCGGGGCGTAGCCCGCGTCGCACGCGGCGCGGCTCGCGCCGACCGCGGCGCCGAGCATGTTCGCGAGGGGGTCGAGGACCTCCGCG
This Labilithrix sp. DNA region includes the following protein-coding sequences:
- a CDS encoding serine/threonine protein kinase is translated as MEPIPKTIAIKDRDDPFVIEDVIGEGGMGKVYRARDPATGALLAVKVLGAVGDPTRFALESDILSKLEHPNIVGYRGHGLTKDGHPYLAMEWIDGDDLEKRLETENLTVEEAVRIGRAVTDALVAAHAAGVIHRDLKPSNVILTRETSAVKLVDFGIARAANVDGLTRTGQALGTPGYMSPEQARGHAVDARTDLFSLGCLLYRCLGGRRPFKGSDIMEFATSLALEDPPPLRALAPSVPPALESLVAQLLQKDPALRPESALHTRKALDRIASATDNTEIAPTLPIPRGVGPARAVVTPASASTSAEVSTRTAPGGRAEIESAPTLAATATATATGGAGAPGARAEIESAPTLAATATDAARGRATEGRDGA
- a CDS encoding sigma 54-interacting transcriptional regulator, with amino-acid sequence MTDSTAAPAPRGSGASEGLELVVFDGGSLRRLALPPRGEVTVGRGDEADLRVEEPSVSRVHARFRGGKEPTVEDLGSSNGTRVAGVALEAHVPHAIAADLVVVIGDLQVVVRERRAPNAPPPASLPQGSMSAVHRLVDLVAPSDLAVLVLGETGVGKEVIAHRIHERSKRKDGPLLFLNCAALPEQTLESELFGHEKGAFTGAAASKPGLLESADGGTVVLDEVGEMPLPVQAKLLRALDAGEITRLGAVKPRKIDVRVVAATNRDLGAMVEEGTFRADLLYRLDGMTIHVPPLRDRREEIRGLTEKFAGAVAVSEAALKKLEAHTWPGNVRELKKVVERAAVLAAGGAIDADHIVLRSASVAAASASAPLKTAAPLRDERERAEIEAIQEALASCNGNQTRAAEKLGIARRTLIEKLDRYGLPRPRKT